In Populus alba chromosome 9, ASM523922v2, whole genome shotgun sequence, a genomic segment contains:
- the LOC118058856 gene encoding uncharacterized protein isoform X3 translates to MMKKRSRTDLDQAVVNVCKRELGQLSTRDFAHRLAASEDLVLRLEIHKKLEKHEGCVNTLSFNSGGDVLISGSDDLRVILWDWETGRVKLSFNSGHRNNVFQAKFMPFSDDRTVVTCAADGEIRQAQILEGGEVKTILLGKHKDSRVHKLAIEPGSPHIFYSCGEDGVVQHFDLRTRSATELFTCRSINDPRSFQPYVHLNAIAIDPRNPNLFAVGGMDEFARLYDIRKYNWDGSSDFGQPADYFCPQHLIGNGDTGITGLSFSDQSELLVSYNNEFIYLFTRDMGLGNPPFPSFSSPISTGSDTSEVEPGSIASSSSMDVDGKNAAQAYKGHRNCETVKGVSFFGPRCEYVSSGSDCGRIFIWKKRGGELIRVMEADRDVVNCTEPHPHTMALASSGIDSDIKIWTPKAIERATLPTDIGQVLMRDCYWFGMSDYDDNDYFSDDEDDDDDEDSDDVDIDEDSDDADNDDDNDDDCETKG, encoded by the exons atgatgaaaaaaagaagcagaacGGACCTCGATCAAGCAGTAGTTAATGTTTGTAAACGCGAGCTCGGTCAGCTCTCCACTCGCGATTTCGCTCACCGTCTCGCCGCCTCCGAG gatcTTGTATTGAGGCTTGAAATACACAAGAAGTTGGAGAAGCACGAAGGGTGCGTGAACACGCTGAGTTTTAATTCTGGTGGCGATGTTTTGATATCGGGCTCAGATGACCTGCGGGTGATTTTATGGGATTGGGAAACTGGGCGTGTTAAACTTTCCTTTAATTCGGGTCATCGTAATAATGTGTTTCAAGCTAAGTTCATGCCTTTTTCTGATGATCGGACTGTTGTTACTTGTGCTGCTGATGGCGag attCGACAAGCTCAAATTCTCGAAGGGGGAGAAGTGAAGACTATATTGCTTGGAAAACACAAAGATTCACGAGTTCATAAATTGGCTATTGAACCTGGGAGTcctcatatattttattcttgtgGCGAGGATGGAGTGGTTCAACAT tttgatttgaGAACTAGGTCTGCCACAGAACTTTTTACTTGCCGATCCATTAATGATCCAAGGAGTTTCCAGCCATATGTCCATCTAAATGCCATTGCTATTGATCCAAGAAACCCAAATCTCTTTGCAGTTGGGGGAATGGACGAGTTTGCTAGACTTTATGACATCCGCAAGTATAATTGGGATGGGTCAAGTGATTTTGGTCAACCTGCAGATTACTTCTGTCCTCAGCATTTGATTGGTAATGGGGATACTGGAATTACAGGCTTGTCATTCTCAGACCAGAGTGAGCTTCTAGTCTCATATAATAACGAGTTCATCTATCTTTTTACAAGAGACATGGGCTTGGGAAATCCTCCATTTCCATCCTTTTCATCCCCAATTTCAACGGGCAGTGATACAAGTGAAGTAGAACCTGGGTCTATAGCATCTTCATCATCTATGGATGTGGATGGGAAAAATGCTGCCCAAGCTTATAAGGGGCATAGAAATTGTGAGACTGTGAAGGGTGTGAGCTTTTTTGGGCCCAGATGTGAGTATGTTTCTAGCGGCTCTGATTGTGGTCGGATATTTATTTGGAAGAAAAGGGGTGGAGAGCTTATTCGTGTAATGGAAGCAGATAGGGATGTGGTAAATTGTACTGAGCCTCATCCTCATACCATGGCACTTGCTAGCAGTGGAATCGattctgatataaaaatatggaCCCCAAAGGCTATTGAGAGAGCTACTCTGCCGACAGATATTGGACAG GTTCTGATGCGTGATTGCTATTGGTTTGGCATGAGTGATTACGATGACAATGATTATTTCTCTGACGACGaggatgacgacgacgacgaagaCAGTGATGATGTTGATATTGATGAAGACAGTGATGATGCTGATAATGATGATGACAATGATGATGATT GTGAAACCAAAGGCTAG
- the LOC118058856 gene encoding uncharacterized protein isoform X1 gives MMKKRSRTDLDQAVVNVCKRELGQLSTRDFAHRLAASEDLVLRLEIHKKLEKHEGCVNTLSFNSGGDVLISGSDDLRVILWDWETGRVKLSFNSGHRNNVFQAKFMPFSDDRTVVTCAADGEIRQAQILEGGEVKTILLGKHKDSRVHKLAIEPGSPHIFYSCGEDGVVQHFDLRTRSATELFTCRSINDPRSFQPYVHLNAIAIDPRNPNLFAVGGMDEFARLYDIRKYNWDGSSDFGQPADYFCPQHLIGNGDTGITGLSFSDQSELLVSYNNEFIYLFTRDMGLGNPPFPSFSSPISTGSDTSEVEPGSIASSSSMDVDGKNAAQAYKGHRNCETVKGVSFFGPRCEYVSSGSDCGRIFIWKKRGGELIRVMEADRDVVNCTEPHPHTMALASSGIDSDIKIWTPKAIERATLPTDIGQVKPKARGWMYRLASPDDLMLQLFSLQRQRTSPESVVQNSVMDRELLELILSFNANSDVSSDDGGDTANLDDSLG, from the exons atgatgaaaaaaagaagcagaacGGACCTCGATCAAGCAGTAGTTAATGTTTGTAAACGCGAGCTCGGTCAGCTCTCCACTCGCGATTTCGCTCACCGTCTCGCCGCCTCCGAG gatcTTGTATTGAGGCTTGAAATACACAAGAAGTTGGAGAAGCACGAAGGGTGCGTGAACACGCTGAGTTTTAATTCTGGTGGCGATGTTTTGATATCGGGCTCAGATGACCTGCGGGTGATTTTATGGGATTGGGAAACTGGGCGTGTTAAACTTTCCTTTAATTCGGGTCATCGTAATAATGTGTTTCAAGCTAAGTTCATGCCTTTTTCTGATGATCGGACTGTTGTTACTTGTGCTGCTGATGGCGag attCGACAAGCTCAAATTCTCGAAGGGGGAGAAGTGAAGACTATATTGCTTGGAAAACACAAAGATTCACGAGTTCATAAATTGGCTATTGAACCTGGGAGTcctcatatattttattcttgtgGCGAGGATGGAGTGGTTCAACAT tttgatttgaGAACTAGGTCTGCCACAGAACTTTTTACTTGCCGATCCATTAATGATCCAAGGAGTTTCCAGCCATATGTCCATCTAAATGCCATTGCTATTGATCCAAGAAACCCAAATCTCTTTGCAGTTGGGGGAATGGACGAGTTTGCTAGACTTTATGACATCCGCAAGTATAATTGGGATGGGTCAAGTGATTTTGGTCAACCTGCAGATTACTTCTGTCCTCAGCATTTGATTGGTAATGGGGATACTGGAATTACAGGCTTGTCATTCTCAGACCAGAGTGAGCTTCTAGTCTCATATAATAACGAGTTCATCTATCTTTTTACAAGAGACATGGGCTTGGGAAATCCTCCATTTCCATCCTTTTCATCCCCAATTTCAACGGGCAGTGATACAAGTGAAGTAGAACCTGGGTCTATAGCATCTTCATCATCTATGGATGTGGATGGGAAAAATGCTGCCCAAGCTTATAAGGGGCATAGAAATTGTGAGACTGTGAAGGGTGTGAGCTTTTTTGGGCCCAGATGTGAGTATGTTTCTAGCGGCTCTGATTGTGGTCGGATATTTATTTGGAAGAAAAGGGGTGGAGAGCTTATTCGTGTAATGGAAGCAGATAGGGATGTGGTAAATTGTACTGAGCCTCATCCTCATACCATGGCACTTGCTAGCAGTGGAATCGattctgatataaaaatatggaCCCCAAAGGCTATTGAGAGAGCTACTCTGCCGACAGATATTGGACAG GTGAAACCAAAGGCTAGGGGATGGATGTACCGCTTAGCTTCACCGGATGATCTGATGTTGCAATTATTTTCACTTCAAAGGCAGAGGACTAGCCCAGAAAGCGTGGTGCAGAACTCGGTTATGGATAGGGAACTTCTAGAGCTTATACTATCATTCAATGCTAACAGTGACGTTTCTTCAGATGATGGAGGAGATACTGCAAATCTCGATGACTCGTTGGGTTAG
- the LOC118058860 gene encoding pentatricopeptide repeat-containing protein At2g17033, translating into MHAHVRYHQKITTSHVPWNHHHHLSHRQQPLPYLSQPTSHPLNLSTKWNNFKCLAAISKQAQRFFSAVLPTVATRDTSATNRLIKKFVASSPKSIALDALSHLLSPDSTHHPLLYLLTLPLYLKISEASWFSWNPKLVAQVVVLLDKQGLDKELKALMSETVSRLQFKERELVLFYCNLIGFNSKHNWVRGFDDSYSRLNQFVSDSNSVYVKKQGYKAMISGLCEMGRAREAEDLIGEMRERGLKPTLFEFRCVLYGYGRLGLFKDMERILDKMESGEIEVDTVCANMVLASYGAHNALPEMGLWLRKMKTLGIPLSIRTCNSVLNSCPTIMALMRNLDASYPVSIQELLKILSEEEAMLVKELTESSVLKEATKWDTSEGKLDLHGMHLGSAYVMMLQWMEETRNRLSDGEHVIPAEITVVCGSGNHSTVRGESPVKSMITEIMAQTRSPMRIDRKNIGCFVAKGNVIKKWLC; encoded by the exons ATGCACGCGCACGTCAGGTATCATCAAAAGATAACAACCTCGCACGTGCCATggaaccaccaccaccacctcagCCACCGTCAACAACCACTACCTTATCTTTCACAGCCAACATCACATCCACTGAATTTATCAACCAAATGGAACAACTTTAAGTGTTTAGCAGCAATTAGCAAACAAGCCCAGCGTTTCTTCTCTGCGGTATTGCCCACCGTTGCCACAAGAGATACTTCAGCTACTAACCGTTTGATCAAGAAATTTGTAGCGTCATCACCGAAATCAATCGCCCTTGATGCACTCTCTCATCTTCTCTCCCCCGACTCCACTCACCACCCCCTGCTGTATCTTCTCACTCTCCCT CTCTATTTAAAGATAAGTGAAGCATCATGGTTTAGTTGGAATCCCAAGTTAGTTGCACAAGTTGTTGTCTTGCTAGATAAACAAGGCCTAGACAAAGAGTTAAAAGCTTTGATGTCTGAAACAGTTTCAAGACTACAGTTTAAAGAGAGGGagcttgttcttttttattgcaatttgaTTGGGTTTAACTCAAAACACAATTGGGTTCGTGGGTTTGATGATTCGTATTCTCGTTTGAATCAGTTTGTTAGTGACTCCAACTCTGTTTATGTAAAAAAGCAGGGTTATAAAGCAATGATTAGCGGGTTATGTGAAATGGGTAGGGCTAGAGAAGCAGAGGATTTGATtggagagatgagagagagaggactGAAGCCTACATTGTTTGAATTTAGGTGTGTTTTATATGGCTATGGAAGATTAGGATTGTTTAAAGATATGGAGAGGATTCTTGATAAAATGGAAAGTGGAGAGATTGAAGTTGATACAGTCTGTGCTAATATGGTTCTTGCATCCTATGGAGCTCACAATGCACTTCCTGAAATGGGATTGTGGCTGCGAAAGATGAAAACTTTGGGCATTCCATTGTCAATAAGGACTTGCAATTCAGTTCTGAATTCCTGTCCCACGATCATGGCATTGATGAGAAACTTGGATGCTTCTTATCCAGTTTCGATTCAAGAGTTGTTGAAGATCTTGAGTGAGGAAGAAGCAATGTTAGTCAAAGAATTGACTGAATCATCGGTTTTGAAAGAGGCAACGAAGTGGGATACTTCAGAGGGGAAGTTGGATTTACATGGAATGCACTTGGGTTCAGCATATGTGATGATGTTGCAGTGGATGGAGGAGACGAGGAATAGATTGAGTGATGGAGAGCATGTAATTCCGGCAGAGATTACAGTTGTTTGTGGATCGGGGAATCATAGCACCGTTAGAGGGGAATCTCCGGTTAAATCTATGATCACAGAGATAATGGCTCAAACGAGGAGTCCAATGAGAATCGATAGGAAGAACATTGGTTGTTTCGTTGCTAAAGGAAATGTTATCAAGAAGTGGCTATGTTAA
- the LOC118058856 gene encoding uncharacterized protein isoform X2 encodes MMKKRSRTDLDQAVVNVCKRELGQLSTRDFAHRLAASEDLVLRLEIHKKLEKHEGCVNTLSFNSGGDVLISGSDDLRVILWDWETGRVKLSFNSGHRNNVFQAKFMPFSDDRTVVTCAADGEIRQAQILEGGEVKTILLGKHKDSRVHKLAIEPGSPHIFYSCGEDGVVQHFDLRTRSATELFTCRSINDPRSFQPYVHLNAIAIDPRNPNLFAVGGMDEFARLYDIRKYNWDGSSDFGQPADYFCPQHLIGNGDTGITGLSFSDQSELLVSYNNEFIYLFTRDMGLGNPPFPSFSSPISTGSDTSEVEPGSIASSSSMDVDGKNAAQAYKGHRNCETVKGVSFFGPRCEYVSSGSDCGRIFIWKKRGGELIRVMEADRDVVNCTEPHPHTMALASSGIDSDIKIWTPKAIERATLPTDIGQVLMRDCYWFGMSDYDDNDYFSDDEDDDDDEDSDDVDIDEDSDDADNDDDNDDDCNDDGETKG; translated from the exons atgatgaaaaaaagaagcagaacGGACCTCGATCAAGCAGTAGTTAATGTTTGTAAACGCGAGCTCGGTCAGCTCTCCACTCGCGATTTCGCTCACCGTCTCGCCGCCTCCGAG gatcTTGTATTGAGGCTTGAAATACACAAGAAGTTGGAGAAGCACGAAGGGTGCGTGAACACGCTGAGTTTTAATTCTGGTGGCGATGTTTTGATATCGGGCTCAGATGACCTGCGGGTGATTTTATGGGATTGGGAAACTGGGCGTGTTAAACTTTCCTTTAATTCGGGTCATCGTAATAATGTGTTTCAAGCTAAGTTCATGCCTTTTTCTGATGATCGGACTGTTGTTACTTGTGCTGCTGATGGCGag attCGACAAGCTCAAATTCTCGAAGGGGGAGAAGTGAAGACTATATTGCTTGGAAAACACAAAGATTCACGAGTTCATAAATTGGCTATTGAACCTGGGAGTcctcatatattttattcttgtgGCGAGGATGGAGTGGTTCAACAT tttgatttgaGAACTAGGTCTGCCACAGAACTTTTTACTTGCCGATCCATTAATGATCCAAGGAGTTTCCAGCCATATGTCCATCTAAATGCCATTGCTATTGATCCAAGAAACCCAAATCTCTTTGCAGTTGGGGGAATGGACGAGTTTGCTAGACTTTATGACATCCGCAAGTATAATTGGGATGGGTCAAGTGATTTTGGTCAACCTGCAGATTACTTCTGTCCTCAGCATTTGATTGGTAATGGGGATACTGGAATTACAGGCTTGTCATTCTCAGACCAGAGTGAGCTTCTAGTCTCATATAATAACGAGTTCATCTATCTTTTTACAAGAGACATGGGCTTGGGAAATCCTCCATTTCCATCCTTTTCATCCCCAATTTCAACGGGCAGTGATACAAGTGAAGTAGAACCTGGGTCTATAGCATCTTCATCATCTATGGATGTGGATGGGAAAAATGCTGCCCAAGCTTATAAGGGGCATAGAAATTGTGAGACTGTGAAGGGTGTGAGCTTTTTTGGGCCCAGATGTGAGTATGTTTCTAGCGGCTCTGATTGTGGTCGGATATTTATTTGGAAGAAAAGGGGTGGAGAGCTTATTCGTGTAATGGAAGCAGATAGGGATGTGGTAAATTGTACTGAGCCTCATCCTCATACCATGGCACTTGCTAGCAGTGGAATCGattctgatataaaaatatggaCCCCAAAGGCTATTGAGAGAGCTACTCTGCCGACAGATATTGGACAG GTTCTGATGCGTGATTGCTATTGGTTTGGCATGAGTGATTACGATGACAATGATTATTTCTCTGACGACGaggatgacgacgacgacgaagaCAGTGATGATGTTGATATTGATGAAGACAGTGATGATGCTGATAATGATGATGACAATGATGATGATTGTAATGATGATG GTGAAACCAAAGGCTAG
- the LOC118058858 gene encoding pentatricopeptide repeat-containing protein At1g62260, mitochondrial, translating into MLRCISAVVSKRGFLRARLLSSYTRPHRSAQDLYLCEFNKKISNLAKNGRIDEARALFDQMEETNTVSWNAIIRGYVKRREIAKARKLFDEMPQRDIVSWNLMISGYVSCHGIRFLKEGRNLFDRMPERDIVSWNTMISGYAKNGRMDEALWMFKLMPGGDVVSWNAIVTGFLQNGDVARAIEYFERMPERDAASLSALVSGLIRNGELDEAARVLVRFERDGGRKENLLQAYNTLIAGYGRRDRVDEARKLFDQIRFCDGKGKGGDGRFGRNVVSWNTMIMCYVKAGNIVSARELFDQMMERDTISWNTMISGYVNMLDMDEASRLFCEMPNPDIYSWNKMIAGHAQIGDLDRVNDLFRRMPQKNLVSWNSVITGYEKNYEYIGAIKIFIQMQVEGEKPDRHTLSSVLSVSAAIVDLQLGMQIHQLVTKTVIPDMPINNALITMYSRCGAIIEAGKLFDEVKLQKEVITWNAMIGGYASHGYAVEALEVFKLMKSFDVRPTHITFISVLHACAHAGLVEEGQVIFESMAGEFGIEPSVEHYASLVDVMSRHGQLEQALDLTNSMPFEPNKAVWGALLGAAKVHNKIEVARVAAEALIRLEPDSSGPYVLLYNMYADVGQWDSASEVRIMMERSNVKKQAAYSWVDSSHW; encoded by the coding sequence ATGTTACGCTGTATAAGCGCTGTCGTTTCCAAGCGTGGATTCTTACGAGCTCGTCTTCTTTCTTCATATACAAGACCACACCGTTCAGCTCAGGACCTCTACTTGTGCGAGTTCAACAAGAAGATCTCTAATTTGGCTAAAAATGGTCGAATTGATGAAGCAAGAGCATTGTTTGATCAAATGGAGGAAACAAATACGGTTTCATGGAACGCAATTATAAGGGGGTATGTGAAACGTAGAGAGATTGCTAAAGCAAGGAAACTGTTCGATGAGATGCCTCAAAGAGACATTGTTTCATGGAACTTAATGATCTCGGGGTATGTTTCGTGTCATGGGATCAGGTTCTTAAAAGAAGGGAGAAACTTGTTTGATAGAATGCCGGAGAGGGATATTGTATCCTGGAATACGATGATTAGTGGGTATGCGAAGAATGGGAGAATGGATGAGGCGTTGTGGATGTTTAAATTGATGCCGGGGGGGGATGTTGTGTCTTGGAATGCTATTGTTACTGGGTTTTTGCAGAATGGTGACGTGGCTCGTGCAATTGAGTATTTTGAGAGAATGCCGGAGAGGGATGCTGCGTCGCTTAGTGCGCTTGTGTCTGGTCTTATTCGGAATGGGGAATTGGACGAGGCCGCGAGAGTGTTGGTTAGGTTTGAGAGAGATGGTGGTAGGAAAGAGAATTTGTTGCAAGCATATAATACTCTGATTGCGGGGTATGGTCGGAGAGACAGGGTTGATGAAGCTCGGAAACTTTTTGATCAAATACGGTTTTGTGATGGCAAGGGAAAAGGAGGAGATGGAAGGTTCGGCAGGAATGTGGTGTCATGGAATACGATGATCATGTGCTATGTTAAGGCAGGAAATATTGTTTCTGCTAGGGAACTCTTTGACCAAATGATGGAACGAGATACCATTTCTTGGAATACCATGATTAGTGGCTATGTTAACATGTTAGATATGGACGAGGCCTCCAGACTTTTTTGTGAAATGCCAAATCCTGATATTTATTCGTGGAATAAGATGATTGCAGGGCATGCTCAGATTGGTGATTTGGATCGTGTTAATGATTTATTTCGGAGGATGCCCCAAAAGAACTTGGTGTCATGGAACTCTGTGATAACAGGATATgagaaaaattatgaatatattGGAGCAATCAAGATCTTCATTCAGATGCAAGTTGAAGGAGAGAAACCTGACCGGCATACCTTATCTTCGGTTCTTAGTGTGTCTGCTGCGATAGTGGATCTTCAACTGGGAATGCAGATCCATCAGCTGGTAACAAAGACAGTTATACCAGATATGCCAATAAATAATGCCCTCATTACCATGTACTCAAGATGTGGCGCAATAATCGAGGCAGGGAAACTTTTTGATGAGGTGAAACTGCAAAAAGAAGTAATTACTTGGAATGCAATGATCGGAGGATATGCTTCTCATGGTTATGCTGTGGAGGCTCTGGAAGTTTTCAAATTGATGAAAAGTTTTGACGTGCGACCTACTCATATAACATTCATTTCAGTTTTGCATGCCTGTGCTCATGCAGGGCTAGTCGAAGAAGGTCAAGTGATATTTGAATCCATGGCCGGTGAATTTGGAATTGAACCAAGTGTTGAGCATTATGCCTCACTGGTGGACGTCATGAGCCGTCATGGGCAGCTGGAACAGGCACTGGATTTGACCAATAGCATGCCATTCGAACCAAATAAGGCTGTTTGGGGTGCATTACTGGGTGCTGCTAAGGTGCATAACAAGATAGAGGTGGCCCGAGTAGCTGCTGAAGCATTGATAAGACTTGAGCCTGACAGTTCGGGTCCATACGTCTTGCTATACAATATGTATGCTGATGTAGGGCAATGGGACAGTGCATCAGAAGTGAGAATAATGATGGAAAGGAGTAATGTCAAGAAGCAAGCAGCATATAGCTGGGTGGATTCCTCCCATTGgtga
- the LOC118058857 gene encoding uncharacterized protein isoform X1, which produces MEKFTELIHLFVTVFLSTFASLMVLPAVTDVTMVAVCPGQDECSLAIYLTGFQQAIIGLGTVVMLPLIGNLSDQYGRKALLTLPMTLSIIPLVILAYSRTTGFFYAYYALRTLTAMICEGSIDCLALAYVADNVLERQRTSVFGILSGITTAALVCGTLAARFLSTALTFQVAALVSMLAAVYMRIFVEESLPNSENLTQPILKSGQDDHCQDDGDLPRKMMVSKKIPSIQAVISLLKSSVTFSQAAIVAFFNSLSYGGLQASIMYYLKARFHFSKNQYADLMLLLGVSGMASQLLFMPLLSPLVAEEKLLAIGLLGGIANALLYSVAWSPWVPYATTIFSVFAVFIPPCFRSIVSKQIGPNEQGKAQGCISGIISLANIISPLIYSPLTALFLSEDAPFNFPGFIFLCIGFSTMIAFFQSLLIRPAPPISSHKSSSNCILA; this is translated from the exons ATGGAGAAGTTCACAGAATTGATCCACCTCTTTGTCACTGTATTCCTCTCCACCTTCGCTAGCTTAATGGTGCTTCCGGCCGTAACCGATGTCACCATGGTAGCAGTTTGTCCAGGTCAAGATGAGTGCTCCCTTGCCATTTACCTCACCGGATTCCAGCAAGCC ATTATAGGATTGGGAACAGTTGTGATGTTGCCGCTTATTGGGAATCTATCAGACCAATATGGAAGGAAAGCTCTGCTCACGCTTCCTATGACTCTCTCCATTATTCCTTTAG TTATATTGGCATATAGCAGGACAACCGGGTTCTTCTATGCCTACTATGCGCTCAGGACCCTCACAGCTATGATCTGTGAAGGGAGCATCGACTGCCTTGCTCTTGCTTACGTG GCAGACAACGTTTTAGAGAGACAAAGAACATCAGTATTTGGAATTCTGTCTGGCATAACAACAGCCGCGCTTGTCTGTGGAACCCTAGCTGCTCGTTTCCTCTCCACTGCTTTGACATTTCAG GTTGCCGCATTGGTGTCAATGCTTGCCGCCGTGTACATGAGAATCTTCGTCGAGGAAAGTCTACCAAATAGCGAAAATTTGACGCAGCCAATCTTGAAGAGCGGACAGGATGATCACTGTCAAGATGATGGTGATTTACCCAGGAAGATGATGGTATCTAAGAAGATTCCATCAATTCAGGCTGTCATTAGCTTGCTGAAGAGCAG CGTAACATTTTCGCAAGCAGCAATTGTTGCATTCTTCAATAGTCTTTCATATGGTGGACTGCAGGCTTCTATCATG TACTACTTGAAGGCTCGTTTTCACTTCAGCAAAAACCAGTATGCTGATCTAATGCTACTTCTTGGTGTTTCAGGAATGGCATCACAG CTGCTTTTCATGCCCTTGTTGTCACCACTTGTAGCAGAGGAAAAACTACTGGCAATAGGGCTTCTAGGGGGCATTGCAAAT GCACTGCTGTACAGTGTAGCATGGTCACCTTGG GTCCCGTATGCCACTACCATTTTTTCGGTTTTTGCAGTTTTCATCCCTCCGTGT TTTCGCAGCATCGTGTCCAAACAAATAGGGCCTAATGAGCAG GGGAAGGCTCAAGGATGCATTTCAGGAATAATCTCCTTGGCAAACATCATCTCCCCCTTAATCTATAGTCCTCTGACAG CTCTATTCCTGTCTGAGGATGCACCATTTAATTTCCCTGGCTTCATTTTTTTGTGCATTGGATTTTCAACA ATGATTGCGTTCTTTCAGAGTCTTCTGATAAGGCCTGCTCCTCCTATTTCAAGTCACAAAAGCAGCAGCAACTGCATTCTAGCCTAG
- the LOC118058857 gene encoding uncharacterized protein isoform X2 translates to MTKLIIGLGTVVMLPLIGNLSDQYGRKALLTLPMTLSIIPLVILAYSRTTGFFYAYYALRTLTAMICEGSIDCLALAYVADNVLERQRTSVFGILSGITTAALVCGTLAARFLSTALTFQVAALVSMLAAVYMRIFVEESLPNSENLTQPILKSGQDDHCQDDGDLPRKMMVSKKIPSIQAVISLLKSSVTFSQAAIVAFFNSLSYGGLQASIMYYLKARFHFSKNQYADLMLLLGVSGMASQLLFMPLLSPLVAEEKLLAIGLLGGIANALLYSVAWSPWVPYATTIFSVFAVFIPPCFRSIVSKQIGPNEQGKAQGCISGIISLANIISPLIYSPLTALFLSEDAPFNFPGFIFLCIGFSTMIAFFQSLLIRPAPPISSHKSSSNCILA, encoded by the exons ATGACAAAACTG ATTATAGGATTGGGAACAGTTGTGATGTTGCCGCTTATTGGGAATCTATCAGACCAATATGGAAGGAAAGCTCTGCTCACGCTTCCTATGACTCTCTCCATTATTCCTTTAG TTATATTGGCATATAGCAGGACAACCGGGTTCTTCTATGCCTACTATGCGCTCAGGACCCTCACAGCTATGATCTGTGAAGGGAGCATCGACTGCCTTGCTCTTGCTTACGTG GCAGACAACGTTTTAGAGAGACAAAGAACATCAGTATTTGGAATTCTGTCTGGCATAACAACAGCCGCGCTTGTCTGTGGAACCCTAGCTGCTCGTTTCCTCTCCACTGCTTTGACATTTCAG GTTGCCGCATTGGTGTCAATGCTTGCCGCCGTGTACATGAGAATCTTCGTCGAGGAAAGTCTACCAAATAGCGAAAATTTGACGCAGCCAATCTTGAAGAGCGGACAGGATGATCACTGTCAAGATGATGGTGATTTACCCAGGAAGATGATGGTATCTAAGAAGATTCCATCAATTCAGGCTGTCATTAGCTTGCTGAAGAGCAG CGTAACATTTTCGCAAGCAGCAATTGTTGCATTCTTCAATAGTCTTTCATATGGTGGACTGCAGGCTTCTATCATG TACTACTTGAAGGCTCGTTTTCACTTCAGCAAAAACCAGTATGCTGATCTAATGCTACTTCTTGGTGTTTCAGGAATGGCATCACAG CTGCTTTTCATGCCCTTGTTGTCACCACTTGTAGCAGAGGAAAAACTACTGGCAATAGGGCTTCTAGGGGGCATTGCAAAT GCACTGCTGTACAGTGTAGCATGGTCACCTTGG GTCCCGTATGCCACTACCATTTTTTCGGTTTTTGCAGTTTTCATCCCTCCGTGT TTTCGCAGCATCGTGTCCAAACAAATAGGGCCTAATGAGCAG GGGAAGGCTCAAGGATGCATTTCAGGAATAATCTCCTTGGCAAACATCATCTCCCCCTTAATCTATAGTCCTCTGACAG CTCTATTCCTGTCTGAGGATGCACCATTTAATTTCCCTGGCTTCATTTTTTTGTGCATTGGATTTTCAACA ATGATTGCGTTCTTTCAGAGTCTTCTGATAAGGCCTGCTCCTCCTATTTCAAGTCACAAAAGCAGCAGCAACTGCATTCTAGCCTAG